The following coding sequences lie in one Arachis ipaensis cultivar K30076 chromosome B05, Araip1.1, whole genome shotgun sequence genomic window:
- the LOC107644762 gene encoding L-idonate 5-dehydrogenase: MVIINTEMSQSEDEEINMAAWILGVKDLSIQPYPLPSLGPHDVKIRIKAVGICGSDVHYYKTMRCANFIANKPMVLGHECAGIIQELGTQVQSLAVGDRVALEPGISCQTCNFCKGGRYNLCRGMKCFGSASTHTHGSLANMVVHPANLCFKLPDNVSLEEGAMIEPLSVGVHACRRANISPDTNVLIIGAGPIGLVVSLAARAFGSPRIVMVDVDNTRLSIAKDLGADETILVSTSIQDMEKEVVQIQNAMRSKIHVSFDCVGYNKTMSTSLNVTTSGGKVCLIGLAQTEMTVPLTPAAAREVDVIGIFRYRNTWPLCIELLRTGKIDIKPLISHRFGFSQKELEEAFETSARGGNAIKIMFNL; this comes from the exons ATGGTGATAATTAACACAGAAATGTCACAAAGTGAAGatgaagagatcaacatggcagCTTGGATTCTTGGTGTTAAAGATTTATCAATTCAACCATATCCACTTCCTTCTTTAG GTCCCCATGAtgttaaaattagaattaaagctgTTGGTATTTGTGGAAGTGATGTTCATTACTATAAG ACTATGAGATGTGCAAATTTTATTGCCAACAAGCCTATGGTACTGGGGCATGAATGTGCTGGAATCATTCAAGAACTAGGCACTCAAGTTCAATCTCTTGCAGTAGGGGACAGGGTAGCCTTAGAGCCTGGAATCAGTTGCCAAACATGCAATTTCTGCAAAG GTGGCCGCTACAATCTCTGTCGCGGCATGAAATGTTTTGGATCAGCATCAACTCACACTCACGGTTCTCTTGCCAATATG GTGGTGCATCCTGCCAATCTGTGTTTCAAGCTACCTGACAATGTGAGCTTGGAGGAAGGAGCCATGATTGAGCCACTCAGTGTAGGAGTGCATGCGTGTCGTCGCGCGAATATCAGTCCAGACACAAATGTACTAATCATAGGAGCAGGACCAATTGGCCTTGTAGTATCACTTGCTGCCAGGGCATTTGGATCACCAAGAATTGTGATGGTTGATGTTGATAACACTCGTTTATCAATTGCAAAAGATCTTGGTGCAGATGAGACTATTCTAGTTTCAACTAGTATCCAG GACATGGAGAAAGAAGTGGTGCAAATCCAGAATGCCATGAGGTCTAAGATTCATGTGAGTTTTGACTGTGTTGGCTACAATAAAACCATGTCCACATCACTCAATGTCACCACCTCTGGTGGCAAAGTTTGCCTCATTGGATTAGCTCAAACTGAGATGACAGTTCCCCTTACTCCGGCCGCAGCGAG GGAGGTTGATGTAATTGGAATATTCAGATACAGAAACACTTGGCCCCTATGCATTGAGCTATTAAGAACTGGGAAGATTGACATCAAGCCATTGATAAGTCACAGGTTTGGATTCTCACAGAAAGAGTTGGAAGAAGCCTTTGAAACCAGTGCTCGAGGGGGAAATGCTATTAAGATCATGTTCAATCTCTAG
- the LOC107644763 gene encoding sorbitol dehydrogenase isoform X1, with translation MGKGGMSVDDDHGEEQNMAAWLVAINTLKIQPFNLPPLGPHDVRVRMKAVGICGSDVHYLKTLRCAHFVVEEPMVIGHECAGIIEEVGSEVKALVPGDRVAIEPGISCWRCDHCKQGRYNLCPDMKFFATPPVHGSLANQIVHPADLCFKLPDNVSLEEGAMCEPLSVGVHACRRAEIGPETKVLIMGAGPIGLVTMLAARAFGAPRIVIVDVDDHRLSVAKSLGADDIVKVSTNSQDVPGEVEQIHKAMGADVDVTFDCAGFNKTMTTALSATKPGGKVCLVGMGHSEMTVPLTPAAAREVDVIGIFRYKNTWPLCLEFLRSGKIDVKPLITHRYGFSQKEVEEAFETSAAGGNAIKVMFNL, from the exons ATGGGGAAAGGAGGGATGTCAGTAGATGATGATCATGGAGAAGAGCAGAACATGGCTGCTTGGCTTGTTGCCATTAACACACTCAAGATTCAGCCATTCAACCTTCCTCCTCTTG GACCCCATGATGTTAGAGTTAGAATGAAAGCTGTTGGTATATGTGGAAGTGATGTTCACTACCTCAAG ACACTGAGATGTGCACACTTTGTAGTTGAAGAGCCAATGGTGATTGGTCACGAGTGTGCTGGGATCATTGAAGAAGTTGGCAGTGAGGTCAAGGCCTTGGTGCCAGGTGACCGTGTGGCGATTGAGCCAGGAATCAGTTGCTGGCGTTGCGACCACTGCAAGCAGGGCCGCTATAACTTGTGCCCTGATATGAAGTTCTTTGCCACTCCACCAGTTCATGGTTCCCTTGCTAATCAG ATAGTGCACCCTGCAGACCTATGTTTTAAACTACCAGACAATGTAAGCTTAGAGGAGGGGGCAATGTGTGAGCCCTTAAGCGTCGGTGTTCATGCTTGTAGGCGTGCTGAGATTGGCCCAGAAACAAAGGTGTTGATCATGGGAGCTGGACCTATAGGACTTGTTACAATGCTTGCGGCTCGAGCTTTTGGCGCGCCTAGGATTGTCATAGTGGATGTCGATGACCATCGTTTATCTGTTGCAAAATCTCTTGGTGCTGATGATATTGTCAAAGTCTCGACAAACTCCCAG GATGTTCCTGGAGAAGTTGAACAGATACATAAGGCTATGGGAGCTGATGTAGATGTTACCTTTGACTGTGCCGGTTTCAACAAAACCATGACTACAGCATTGAGTGCTACTAAGCCAGGTGGCAAAGTTTGCTTAGTAGGAATGGGTCATTCTGAAATGACAGTCCCACTCACCCCAGCTGCTGCAAG GGAAGTTGATGTGATTGGTATATTCCGGTATAAGAACACATGGCCTCTATGTCTTGAGTTTCTAAGGAGTGGCAAAATCGATGTGAAGCCCCTTATAACACACAGGTATGGATTCTCTCAGAAGGAAGTGGAAGAAGCATTTGAAACAAGTGCTGCTGGTGGTAATGCTATTAAGGTCATGTTCAATCTTTAG
- the LOC107644763 gene encoding sorbitol dehydrogenase isoform X2, translated as MMIMEKSRTWLLGLLPLTHSRFSHSTFLLLTLRCAHFVVEEPMVIGHECAGIIEEVGSEVKALVPGDRVAIEPGISCWRCDHCKQGRYNLCPDMKFFATPPVHGSLANQIVHPADLCFKLPDNVSLEEGAMCEPLSVGVHACRRAEIGPETKVLIMGAGPIGLVTMLAARAFGAPRIVIVDVDDHRLSVAKSLGADDIVKVSTNSQDVPGEVEQIHKAMGADVDVTFDCAGFNKTMTTALSATKPGGKVCLVGMGHSEMTVPLTPAAAREVDVIGIFRYKNTWPLCLEFLRSGKIDVKPLITHRYGFSQKEVEEAFETSAAGGNAIKVMFNL; from the exons ATGATGATCATGGAGAAGAGCAGAACATGGCTGCTTGGCTTGTTGCCATTAACACACTCAAGATTCAGCCATTCAACCTTCCTCCTCTTG ACACTGAGATGTGCACACTTTGTAGTTGAAGAGCCAATGGTGATTGGTCACGAGTGTGCTGGGATCATTGAAGAAGTTGGCAGTGAGGTCAAGGCCTTGGTGCCAGGTGACCGTGTGGCGATTGAGCCAGGAATCAGTTGCTGGCGTTGCGACCACTGCAAGCAGGGCCGCTATAACTTGTGCCCTGATATGAAGTTCTTTGCCACTCCACCAGTTCATGGTTCCCTTGCTAATCAG ATAGTGCACCCTGCAGACCTATGTTTTAAACTACCAGACAATGTAAGCTTAGAGGAGGGGGCAATGTGTGAGCCCTTAAGCGTCGGTGTTCATGCTTGTAGGCGTGCTGAGATTGGCCCAGAAACAAAGGTGTTGATCATGGGAGCTGGACCTATAGGACTTGTTACAATGCTTGCGGCTCGAGCTTTTGGCGCGCCTAGGATTGTCATAGTGGATGTCGATGACCATCGTTTATCTGTTGCAAAATCTCTTGGTGCTGATGATATTGTCAAAGTCTCGACAAACTCCCAG GATGTTCCTGGAGAAGTTGAACAGATACATAAGGCTATGGGAGCTGATGTAGATGTTACCTTTGACTGTGCCGGTTTCAACAAAACCATGACTACAGCATTGAGTGCTACTAAGCCAGGTGGCAAAGTTTGCTTAGTAGGAATGGGTCATTCTGAAATGACAGTCCCACTCACCCCAGCTGCTGCAAG GGAAGTTGATGTGATTGGTATATTCCGGTATAAGAACACATGGCCTCTATGTCTTGAGTTTCTAAGGAGTGGCAAAATCGATGTGAAGCCCCTTATAACACACAGGTATGGATTCTCTCAGAAGGAAGTGGAAGAAGCATTTGAAACAAGTGCTGCTGGTGGTAATGCTATTAAGGTCATGTTCAATCTTTAG
- the LOC107644761 gene encoding zinc finger CCCH domain-containing protein 48 isoform X1, which produces MDLDGGNKRVYQRLGGPSGDSKHQKVCYHWQAGKCNRHPCPFLHSELPTPNVNGTSSKRPHGSADNSGFSGHRRNPHFNNTWGRGGGRGGGRGASGGVVGGDMSVVRKADKVCNYWIQGNCNFGERCKFLHSWNTGDGFSMLTQLEGHQKVVSGIAFPSGSDKLYTGSTDESVRVWDCQSGKCVAVINLGGEVGCMISEGPWVFVGIPNFVKVWNTQNSMELSLNGPVGQVYALVVNNDMLFAGTQDGSILVWKFNVVANCFEPAASLKGHTRGVVSLVVGANRLYSGSMDNTIRVWNLENLECLQTLTDHTSVVMSVLCWEQFLLSCSLDKTVKVWYATESGNLEVTYTHNEEHGIVTLCGMHDAHGKPILLCSCNDNTVRLYDLPSFAERGKIFTKQEVRAIQAGPNGLFFTGDGTGQVKVWNWTPEPIPTIQ; this is translated from the exons ATGGACCTTGATGGGGGCAACAAGCGCGTGTACCAACGATTAGGTGGACCCTCAGGGGACTCGAAGCATCAGAAAGTGTGCTATCACTGGCAAGCTGGCAAGTGCAATCGTCACCCATGCCCTTTTCTTCATAGCGAGTTGCCAACTCCCAATGTTAATGGTACCTCTTCGAAGAGGCCTCATGGTTCTGCTGACAATTCCGGATTTTCGGGACATCGCCGGAACCCTCACTTCAACAACACATGGGGTCGCGGTGGTGGTCGTGGTGGCGGTCGCGGTGCCAGTGGTGGAGTTGTTGGTGGTGACATGAGTGTAGTTAGGAAGGCTGATAAAGTTTGTAATTATTGGATTCAGGGGAATTGTAATTTTGGTGAGAGGTGTAAGTTCCTTCACTCTTGGAATACAGGGGATGGGTTTTCTATGTTGACACAGCTTGAAGGCCATCagaag GTTGTTAGTGGAATTGCCTTTCCTTCTGGCTCGGATAAGCTTTATACTGGAAGTACTGATGAGTCTGTAAGGGTTTGGGACTGCCAGTCTGGAAAG TGTGTAGCTGTGATCAATCTTGGTGGTGAAGTAGGTTGCATGATCAGTGAAGGTCCTTGGGTTTTTGTAGGCATACCTAATTTTGTGAAG GTCTGGAACACACAAAATTCAATGGAACTAAGTCTAAATGGTCCTGTTGGACAAGTTTATGCACTTGTTGTGAATAATGATATGCTCTTTGCTGGTACACAG GATGGATCTATATTGGTATGGAAGTTCAATGTAGTTGCTAACTGCTTTGAGCCAGCTGCATCACTTAAGGGTCACACGCGTGGTGTTGTTTCATTAGTTGTTGGAGCTAATAGACTCTACTCTGGTTCAATGGACAATACAATAAGA GTCTGGAATCTTGAAAATTTGGAGTGTTTACAGACACTAACAGACCACACGTCTGTCGTGATGTCTGTTCTCTGTTGGGAGCAGTTCCTTTTGTCTTGTTCATTGGACAAAACAGTAAAG GTGTGGTATGCTACTGAAAGTGGAAACTTGGAAGTGACATATACTCACAACGAAGAGCAT GGAATAGTTACTCTCTGTGGAATGCACGATGCACATGGCAAGCCCATTTTGTTGTGCTCTTGCAATGATAATACTGTGCGCCTCTATGACCTGCCATC ATTTGCAGAGAGAGGCAAGATATTTACAAAACAAGAGGTACGGGCAATTCAGGCAGGGCCTAATGGCTTATTCTTCACTGGTGATGGAACTGGTCAAGTCAAAGTGTGGAATTGGACACCGGAGCCAATACCTACCATTCAATAA
- the LOC107644761 gene encoding zinc finger CCCH domain-containing protein 48 isoform X2, which translates to MDLDGGNKRVYQRLGGPSGDSKHQKVCYHWQAGKCNRHPCPFLHSELPTPNVNGTSSKRPHGSADNSGFSGHRRNPHFNNTWGRGGGRGGGRGASGGVVGGDMSVVRKADKVCNYWIQGNCNFGERCKFLHSWNTGDGFSMLTQLEGHQKCVAVINLGGEVGCMISEGPWVFVGIPNFVKVWNTQNSMELSLNGPVGQVYALVVNNDMLFAGTQDGSILVWKFNVVANCFEPAASLKGHTRGVVSLVVGANRLYSGSMDNTIRVWNLENLECLQTLTDHTSVVMSVLCWEQFLLSCSLDKTVKVWYATESGNLEVTYTHNEEHGIVTLCGMHDAHGKPILLCSCNDNTVRLYDLPSFAERGKIFTKQEVRAIQAGPNGLFFTGDGTGQVKVWNWTPEPIPTIQ; encoded by the exons ATGGACCTTGATGGGGGCAACAAGCGCGTGTACCAACGATTAGGTGGACCCTCAGGGGACTCGAAGCATCAGAAAGTGTGCTATCACTGGCAAGCTGGCAAGTGCAATCGTCACCCATGCCCTTTTCTTCATAGCGAGTTGCCAACTCCCAATGTTAATGGTACCTCTTCGAAGAGGCCTCATGGTTCTGCTGACAATTCCGGATTTTCGGGACATCGCCGGAACCCTCACTTCAACAACACATGGGGTCGCGGTGGTGGTCGTGGTGGCGGTCGCGGTGCCAGTGGTGGAGTTGTTGGTGGTGACATGAGTGTAGTTAGGAAGGCTGATAAAGTTTGTAATTATTGGATTCAGGGGAATTGTAATTTTGGTGAGAGGTGTAAGTTCCTTCACTCTTGGAATACAGGGGATGGGTTTTCTATGTTGACACAGCTTGAAGGCCATCagaag TGTGTAGCTGTGATCAATCTTGGTGGTGAAGTAGGTTGCATGATCAGTGAAGGTCCTTGGGTTTTTGTAGGCATACCTAATTTTGTGAAG GTCTGGAACACACAAAATTCAATGGAACTAAGTCTAAATGGTCCTGTTGGACAAGTTTATGCACTTGTTGTGAATAATGATATGCTCTTTGCTGGTACACAG GATGGATCTATATTGGTATGGAAGTTCAATGTAGTTGCTAACTGCTTTGAGCCAGCTGCATCACTTAAGGGTCACACGCGTGGTGTTGTTTCATTAGTTGTTGGAGCTAATAGACTCTACTCTGGTTCAATGGACAATACAATAAGA GTCTGGAATCTTGAAAATTTGGAGTGTTTACAGACACTAACAGACCACACGTCTGTCGTGATGTCTGTTCTCTGTTGGGAGCAGTTCCTTTTGTCTTGTTCATTGGACAAAACAGTAAAG GTGTGGTATGCTACTGAAAGTGGAAACTTGGAAGTGACATATACTCACAACGAAGAGCAT GGAATAGTTACTCTCTGTGGAATGCACGATGCACATGGCAAGCCCATTTTGTTGTGCTCTTGCAATGATAATACTGTGCGCCTCTATGACCTGCCATC ATTTGCAGAGAGAGGCAAGATATTTACAAAACAAGAGGTACGGGCAATTCAGGCAGGGCCTAATGGCTTATTCTTCACTGGTGATGGAACTGGTCAAGTCAAAGTGTGGAATTGGACACCGGAGCCAATACCTACCATTCAATAA